The genomic window TCGCCCTGGCCGTACGAGGCGACGTGGATCGCGATCGAGCCGCCGCACCGGGCCGCGTGCCGCGGGGGCCATCAGGGCTATCCCAACCGCGACGCCGGCACGATCACCTTCACGCTCGCCGCGGCCGCCGGCGTCACGAAACTGCGCGTGACCCACGAGATGGGCCACCCCGCGCTGTACGCGAACTTCGCGAAAGGCTACAGCGACGCCTGGCCGCGCGCGCTGCGCCGCCTCGGCGAGTACCTGTCCCCGAAGCCCCTGGAGAAGACATGACCGCACCCGCCCCGTCCGCCACGCGCACGATCCGCTTCGGCCACAGCCCCGACGCCGACGACGCGTACATGTTCTACGGCTTCCACACCGGCGAAGCCGTGATCGAGGGTTGCGCCGTCGAGCACGTGCTGCAGGACATCCAGTCGCTCAACGTGCGCGCGATCGAGCAGGCCGATCTGGAGATCACCGCCTGCTCGGCGCACGCCTACGCGCACCTCGCGGACCGCTACGCCGTCATGGCCTGCGGCGCGAGCTTCGGCTGGGGCTACGGACCGGTGCTGGTCGCGAAGACGAAACGCACGCCGGAATCGCTGCGCGGCCGCCGCGTCGCGATCCCGGGTCCGCTCACGACCGCGGCGCTGCTGCTGCGCACCGAGGTCCCCGGGGTCGAGACCGTCGAGGTCCTGTTCGACCGCATCCCCGAGGCCGTGCTGAGCGGCGAGGTCGAGGCCGGCGTGATCATCCACGAATCGCAGCTCACCTACGAGGCCGAGGGACTCGCCAAGGTCCTCGACTTCGGCGAGCTGTGGAAGGAACGTGACGGCCTGCCCGTGCCGCTCGGACTCGACGTCGTGCGCCGCGATCTCGGCCCGGCGCTGATGAAGGCGTGCAGCGACGGCTTCCGCCGCAGCATCGAGGTGGCGTTCGCGCACGAGGACGAGGCGATCCGCTACGCGCTCCAGTTCGGCCGCGGACTCGACGTGCCGCAGGGCAGGAAGTTCGTGCACATGTACGTCAACGACCTGACGCTCGACATGGGCGAACGCGGGCGCGCCGGGCTCGCGCTGCTCTACGAGCGCGCCGTGAAGGCGGGCGCGATCGCGAAGGCCCCGCAGTTCGCGGTGGTGTAGCCGGGCCGGTTCAAGACGAAGCCGCCGGACCCGGGTCCGGCGGCTTCGCGACTCGCGCACCCGACTTGGGTCGGCGCGCTACTTCGCTCCCAGGCTGCGCAGGTATCCGCCGACCGCCGCGCCTTCGCGATCGCGCAGCGAGATGCAGCCGTGGACCATGTCGGCGACGCGCTCGAGCGTCTTTTCGACTCCGGGGACCGCGTGCGCCGGCTCCCGGAAGAAGGCCTGAGTGGCCGCCAGCCGCTCCTGCGAACAGCCGCTGCCCATCATCGGCAGGAACCGCAGCGCCGGCGGGGGCAGACGCGAGGCGAGGCGGTCGTAGTTCGCCGTCATCCACTGGAACAGCCGCGCCCCCGCGGCCTCGTCCTTTCCACCGAAGCCGCGCATGATCATCATGCCTTCGGTCACCGGCACGGCGTCGCTGAGGATGTAGTCGAGCGCCCTGGCTTCGAGCGCCGGGTCCTCGAAGGCTCCGAGCGTGGCGAGGTACCTCCGCCTCAGCAGCGGCACGGTGGAGCTCTCATAGCGGTGCTGCAGCTCGGTGAACATCGCCGCGTCGCCCCGGCCGGCGGCCAGATCGAGCACCGCGTCCACGATGCCCGGATCCACGCTGCTCGAGTCGGCGAGATAGCGCTTCGCGGCGTCGAGGGCGAAGGCCTCGACCTTCCCGTCCTCGCCGGCGCGCGCGAGCATCGTGAGCAATTGC from Candidatus Eisenbacteria bacterium includes these protein-coding regions:
- a CDS encoding ABC transporter substrate-binding protein; the protein is MTAPAPSATRTIRFGHSPDADDAYMFYGFHTGEAVIEGCAVEHVLQDIQSLNVRAIEQADLEITACSAHAYAHLADRYAVMACGASFGWGYGPVLVAKTKRTPESLRGRRVAIPGPLTTAALLLRTEVPGVETVEVLFDRIPEAVLSGEVEAGVIIHESQLTYEAEGLAKVLDFGELWKERDGLPVPLGLDVVRRDLGPALMKACSDGFRRSIEVAFAHEDEAIRYALQFGRGLDVPQGRKFVHMYVNDLTLDMGERGRAGLALLYERAVKAGAIAKAPQFAVV
- a CDS encoding SRPBCC domain-containing protein, whose product is MSANIVLEFEAELAAPPERVFAALTEGRHLERWFCDACESEPHEEGRLTMRWRRAYSSPWPYEATWIAIEPPHRAACRGGHQGYPNRDAGTITFTLAAAAGVTKLRVTHEMGHPALYANFAKGYSDAWPRALRRLGEYLSPKPLEKT